The following are from one region of the Calorimonas adulescens genome:
- a CDS encoding MFS transporter, whose amino-acid sequence MMNNNAQQSSSYRWVILTIACLATFIGSYAQYQIPALAYKLIPAFNLSSSQYASILSAPMLPAVFFSIAAGAMADRFGVKKVVSVGFIFAIIGITFRFAATNFWEMLILMAMAGCSSAFLNANISKLLGAWFPPEQIGTAMGVVLASATIAMAVGTATSAMFPSMRSAFITAGVICVIIAALWVLFIKDKPEGAPDMPSMPVAKYIGVAAKSRNIWLVGITMMFIMGAMMALSGFLPNALHAVRGLDPVKAGFAASLGSWGGLAGSILGPVICDRLGRMKPFLVISAILAAAGTYYAWQAPLGAVMWILFIINGFVGAAISPLLMSFPMLLPEIGPVYAGSAGGLIATMQLIGAFCIPTFIIAPIAGTNFYIMFGLAGLSFLMAAVVIMFLPELGVKARAKSDPDSSH is encoded by the coding sequence ATGATGAATAATAACGCTCAGCAGTCATCTTCATACCGCTGGGTTATCCTGACGATTGCTTGTTTGGCGACATTTATCGGGAGCTATGCGCAGTATCAGATCCCTGCCCTCGCATATAAGCTTATCCCTGCCTTCAACCTTTCTTCGTCGCAGTATGCCAGTATCCTTTCGGCTCCCATGCTGCCTGCTGTATTTTTCAGCATTGCGGCAGGTGCAATGGCCGACCGTTTCGGCGTAAAGAAAGTAGTGTCAGTGGGATTCATATTTGCTATAATAGGCATAACTTTCCGCTTTGCAGCCACAAACTTTTGGGAGATGTTAATACTGATGGCTATGGCAGGATGCAGTTCAGCCTTTTTGAACGCCAATATCTCCAAGCTGTTGGGAGCGTGGTTTCCGCCAGAGCAAATTGGCACCGCCATGGGAGTTGTTCTGGCTTCCGCCACCATTGCTATGGCTGTAGGTACTGCCACATCTGCCATGTTTCCATCTATGAGAAGTGCTTTCATAACCGCAGGTGTGATCTGTGTGATAATCGCCGCACTCTGGGTGTTATTCATAAAGGATAAGCCCGAAGGTGCACCGGATATGCCGAGCATGCCTGTGGCTAAATACATCGGTGTGGCAGCCAAAAGCAGAAACATCTGGCTTGTGGGAATAACTATGATGTTCATCATGGGCGCAATGATGGCTCTTTCCGGTTTTCTCCCTAATGCGCTTCATGCAGTGAGGGGGTTGGACCCCGTAAAAGCAGGCTTTGCAGCATCACTGGGAAGTTGGGGAGGATTGGCTGGCAGCATTTTAGGCCCTGTGATTTGTGATCGTCTGGGTCGTATGAAACCATTTCTTGTAATATCAGCCATCCTAGCGGCAGCTGGCACTTACTATGCTTGGCAGGCGCCTCTAGGAGCAGTTATGTGGATTTTGTTCATTATCAATGGCTTTGTGGGGGCGGCTATTTCTCCACTGCTGATGTCTTTCCCCATGTTATTGCCAGAAATCGGCCCGGTTTATGCCGGAAGCGCCGGGGGTTTGATTGCCACCATGCAGCTCATTGGTGCATTCTGCATTCCAACATTTATTATAGCCCCTATTGCAGGTACAAATTTTTATATTATGTTTGGCCTTGCAGGGTTAAGCTTTTTAATGGCTGCGGTTGTAATAATGTTCCTGCCCGAGCTGGGCGTGAAAGCTCGTGCAAAATCAGATCCAGACTCCTCTCACTAA